DNA sequence from the Rhizobium lusitanum genome:
CGTTATGCCGCTCTGATCGACGGTATCTATACCCACGACTGGTTCATGGTCGCGGCCGATTTCGATGCTTATGCCGCCGCACAGCGCGACGTCGACACGATCTGGGCCAATCCCTCAGAATGGTATGCCAAGACGATCAACAACACCGCTCGCATGGGCTGGTTCTCCTCCGATCGGACGATCCGTCAATATGCCAAGGAAATTTGGAGAGCCGGATGAAAAAGCCGAAAAGACCCGTTGACGGCATAGCCTTGAGGGACATTTCGGCAGACGAGATTGCTGCAATTCTCGCAGGCAGCCATTCCGATCCGTTCGCCGTCCTTGGCGTGCACCGGACGGATGACGGCTTTATTGCCCGTTGTTTCATTCTCGGCGCCGAAGCCGTAACCGCCATGTCGCTCGACGGCACCGTCATCGGCGAGTTGGATTGCCTCGACCCGGCCGGTTTCTTTGCCGGCAGCGTCAAGATCGCCAAGCTGCAGCCAGTGCGCTATCGCGCCCGGCGTGGCGACGTCGAATGGGCCGTAACCGACCCCTACAGCTTTGGGCCGGTCCTTGGCCCGATGGACGACTACTTCCTCCGTGAAGGCACGCATCTGCGCCTGTTCGACAAGATGGGCGCACACCCGATAAAACACGAGGGCGTGCAGGGCTTTCACTTCGCCGTCTGGGCACCGAACGCGCAGCGCGTCTCAGTGGTCGGCGATTTCAACGGTTGGGACGGCCGTCGGCATGTCATGCGGTTTCGCTCCGACTCCGGCATCTGGGAAATTTTCGCGCCTGATGTTCCCGCCGGCGTCGCCTATAAGTTCGAGATCCGCGGCCGTGACGGCGTTCTGCTGCCGCTGAAGGCCGATCCCTTCGCCCGCCGCAGCGAACTTCGCCCGAAGACCGCCTCGGTCACCGCCAACGAGATGACCCAGGTCTGGGAAGACACGGCCCACCGCGAGCATTGGGCAAGCGTCGATCAGCGTCGCCAGCCGATCTCGATCTATGAGGTGCATGCCGGCTCCTGGCAGCGTCGTGAGGACGGCTCGATGCTGTCCTGGGACGAGCTCGCCTCGCGCCTCATCCCCTATTGCGTCGACATGGGCTTCACCCATATCGAACTCATGCCGATCACCGAGCACCCCTACGATCCGTCCTGGGGCTATCAGACTACCGGCCTCTATGCGCCAACAGCCCGCTTCGGCGAGCCAGAAGGGTTCGCGCGCTTCGTCAACGGCTGTCACAAAGTCGGCATCGGTGTCCTTCTCGATTGGGTGCCAGCGCATTTCCCAACCGACGAACACGGCCTGCGCCAGTTCGATGGCACTGCCCTTTATGAACATGAAGACCCACGCAAGGGCTTTCATCCCGACTGGAACACGGCGATCTACAATTTCGGCCGCACCGAAGTTCTCGCCTACCTGCAGAATAACGCGCTCTACTGGGCCGAGAAGTTCCATCTCGACGGCGTGCGCGTCGACGCGGTCGCTTCGATGCTCTACCTCGACTATTCGCGCAAGCACGACGAATGGATCCCAAACGAGTATGGCGGCAACGAGAACCTGGAGGCCGTTCGTTTCCTGCAATCGATGAACAGCCGGCTCTATGGCGCGCATCCCGGTGTCATGACCATCGCCGAGGAATCGACCTCCTGGCCGAAGGTATCGCAGCCGGTCCACGAAGGCGGCCTTGGCTTCGGCTTCAAGTGGAACATGGGCTTCATGCACGACACGCTGAGCTATCTCGCCCGCGAGCATGTTCACCGCAAGTATCATCACAATGAGCTGACCTTCGGCCTGATCTACGCCTTCTCGGAAAACTTCGTCCTGCCGCTCTCCCATGACGAAGTGGTGCACGGCAAGGGATCGCTGATTGCCAAGATGGCGGGCGACGACTGGCAGAAATTCGCCAATCTGCGTGCCTACTATGCCTTCATGTGGGGTTATCCCGGCAAGAAGCTGCTGTTCATGGGCCAGGAATTCGCGCAATGGAGCGAGTGGAGCGAAGAGCGCGCGCTGGACTGGAACCTGCTGCAATATCGCATGCATGAGGGCATGCGGCGCCTGGTGCGGGATCTCAACTTCACCTATCGCAGCAAGCCGGCCTTGCATGCCCGCGACTGTGAAGGCGAGGGTTTCGAGTGGCTGATCGTCGATGATTTCGAAAATTCGGTCTTCGCATGGCTGCGCAAGGCGCCGGGCGAGAAGCCGGTGGCAATCATCACCAATTTCACGCCGGTCTTCCGCGAGAATTATAGTTTGCGCCTTCCGGCTGAGGGACGGTGGCGCGAAATACTGAATACCGATGCCGACATTTATGGCGGCAGCGGCAAGGGGAATGGCGGGCGTGTCCAGGCCGTCAATGCGGGTGGCAGCATACAGGCAACGATAACGCTGCCGCCGCTGGCAACCATCATGCTCGAACCGGAATTTTAAGACCATTACGGACAGGGAGGAATGAAATGGTAGAAAAACGCTTTCAGCCGCTGGCGCGCGACGCCATGGCCTATGTTCTTGCCGGGGGCCGTGGCAGCCGCCTGAAGGAACTAACCGACCGCCGCGCCAAGCCGGCCGTCTATTTTGGCGGTAAAACCCGCATCATCGATTTTGCACTCTCGAACGCACTCAATTCCGGTATCCGACGCATCGGCGTGGCAACCCAGTACAAGGCGCACTCCTTGATCCGCCACATGCAGCGCGGCTGGAACTTCTTCCGACCGGAACGAAACGAGAGCTTCGACATCCTGCCGGCCTCCCAGCGCGTTTCCGAAACGCAATGGTATGAAGGTACGGCCGACGCCGTCTACCAGAACATCGACATCATCGAGCCCTATGGTCCGGAATATATGGTCATCCTCGCCGGCGACCATATTTACAAGATGGACTACGAGTGGATGCTGCAGCAGCACGTCGATTCCGGTGCCCAGGTCACCATCGGCTGCCTGGAAGTGCCACGCATGGAAGCCGTCGGCTTCGGCGTCATGCATGTCAACGAAAAGGACGAGGTCATCGACTTCGTGGAGAAGCCAGCTGATCCACCGGGCATTCCCGGCAATCCGGAATTCGCACTGGCGTCGATGGGCATCTACGTCTTCCACACGAAATTCCTGATCGAATGCCTGCGCCGGGACGCCGCCGACCCGAACTCCAGCCGCGACTTCGGCAAGGACATCATTCCCTACATCGTCAAGAATGGCAAAGCCGTCGCCCACCGCTTCGCACAGTCCTGCGTTCGCTCCGATTTCGAGCGGCATGCCTATTGGCGCGACGTCGGCACGATCGACGCCTATTGGCAGGCCAATATCGATCTGACCGCCGTGGTGCCGGAACTCGATATCTACGACAAGTCCTGGCCGATCTGGACCTATGCGGAAATTAGCCCGCCAGCCAAGTTCGTCCATGACGACGAAAAACGCCGTGGTTCGGCCGTCTCATCCGTCGTTGCCGGCGATTGCATCATCTCCGGTGCGAGCCTGTCGAACAGCCTGCTGTTTACCGGCGTGCGCGCCAACTCCTATTCCAAGCTGGAAGGGGCCGTGGTGCTGCCAAGCGTCAAGGTCGGGCGTCACGCCCAGTTGAAGAACGTCGTCATCGACCATGGTGTCAACATCCCGGAAGGCCTGGTGGTCGGCGAGGAGCCGGAGCTGGATGCCAAGCGCTTCCGCCGCACGGAAAGTGGTATCTGCCTGATCACGCAGACGATGATCGACAAGCTGGATATCTGACAGATGAAAGTTCTTTCGGTTGCATCCGAAGTCTTCCCTTTGATCAAGACAGGGGGCCTGGCCGATGTGGCCGGCGCCCTGCCTGGCGCACTGAAGCCTTTTGGCGTCGAGATGAAGACGCTGATTCCGGGCTATCCGGCGGTCATGAAGGCCATCCGCAATCCGGTGGCCCGCCTCGAATTCGCCGACCTGCTCGGCGAAAAGGCGACCGTCTTCGAAGTCGAGCACAGCGGGATTTCCTTCCTCGTGCTCGACGCACCGGCCTATTACAACCGCACCGGCGGCCCCTATGTCGACGCCACCGGCAAGGATTATCCCGACAACTGGCGGCGCTTTGCCGCCCTGTCGCTTGCCGGCGCGGAAATCGCCAGTGGCTTGATGCCCGGCTGGCAGCCGGATCTGGTGCATGTGCACGACTGGCAATCGGCTCTGGTGCCTGTCTACATGCGCTACTCTTCGACGCCGGAACTACCGAGCGTCCTTACCATCCATAACATCGCCTTCCAGGGCCAGTTCGGCCCCAGCATCTTCCCCGGCCTGCGCCTGCCCCAACATGCCTTCTCGATGCAAGGCATCGAATATTACGGCGATATCGGCTTCCTGAAGGGCGGCCTGCATACCGCCCATGCCCTGACCACCGTCAGCCCTTCCTATGCCGGGGAGATCCTGACGCCGGAATTCGGCATGGGGCTCGAAGGTGTCATCGCCAGCCGCGCCGCCAGCCTGCATGGGATCGTGAATGGCATCGACGATGGCGTCTGGAATCCCGAAACCGACCCGATGATCGCCCAGAGCTACGGAGCATCGACGCTGAAGGACCGCGCCGCCAATCGCAAGCAGGTGGTCGAACATTTTGGCCTGGACGACGATAACGGGCCGATTTTCTGCGTCGTCAGCCGGCTGACCTGGCAGAAGGGCATGGACCTGCTCGCCAGCATTTCCAGCGATATCGTCGCCATGGGCGGCAAGCTCGCCATCCTCGGCGCAGGCGACACCGCTCTCGAAGGGGCGCTCTTTGCCGCCGCCGGTCGCCATCGCGGCCGCGTCAGCGTTTCCGCCGGCTATAACGAAGCGATGTCGCATATGATGCAGGCCGGCTCCGACGCCATCATCATTCCCTCCCGCTTCGAACCCTGTGGCCTCACGCAACTTTATGGCTTAAGATATGGCTGCCTGCCAATCGTCGCGCGTACGGGTGGTCTCAACGACACCGTCATCGACGCCAACCATGCCGCGCTGCAGGCCAAGGTCGCAACCGGTATTCAATTTTCACCCGTCACCGCCGAAGGGTTGCTGCAGGCCATCCGCCGCGCCATGTACCTTTTCCAGGACCGAAAGGTCTGGACGCAGATGCAAAAGCAGGGCATGAAATCCGACGTATCCTGGGGTAAGAGCGCAGAACGCTACGCGGCTCTCTACTCCAGACTTGTCTCGAGAGGCGCTTAACCCGATGATTAAAACCGTTACCACCACCCCCTATGCCGATCAGAAGCCTGGTACGTCAGGCCTTCGGAAGAAGGTTCCGGTATTCCAGCAACCGAACTATGCCGAGAACTTCATCCAGTCGATCTTCGATTCGCTCGAAGGTTATCAGGGCAAGTGCCTGGTCATCGGCGGTGACGGCCGGTACTACAATCGCGAAGCCATCCAGAAGGCCATCAAGATGGCCGCTGCCAACGGTTTCGGCAAGGTAATGGTCGGCAAGGGCGGCATCCTCTCGACGCCCGCTGCCTCGCACATCATCCGCAAATACAAGGCTTTCGGCGGCATCATATTGTCGGCCAGCCACAATCCCGGCGGCCCGACCGAAGACTTCGGCATCAAGTACAACATCAGCAATGGCGGCCCGGCGCCGGAAAAGATCACCGACGCGATCTACGAGCGCTCCAAGGTCATCGATAGCTACAAGATCGCCAATTTCCCCGACATCAATCTCGATCGCATCGCCCGCGAAGATGTCGGCGGCATGATCGTCTCGGTCATCGACCCGGTCGAGGATTATGCGGCCCTGATGGAAGAGCTGTTCGATTTCGGCGCCATCCGCAACCTCATCAGCCTCGGCTTCCGCCTCAACTTCGACGCGATGAGTGCCGTGACCGGCCCCTATGCCAAGGAAATCTTCGAAATCCGTCTCGGCGCGCCGGATGGCTCGGTGCGCAACTTCCTGCCGCTGCCCGATTTCGGCGGCCATCACCCTGACCCGAACCTCGTCCATTGCAAAGAGCTCTATGACGAGATGATGGGCGAGGATGCGCCCGATTTCGGCGCGGCATCGGACGGCGACGGCGACCGTAACCTGATTATCGGCAAGGGCATTTACGTCACACCCTCGGACAGCCTGGCGATCCTTGCCGCCAACGCTAATCTCGCACCCGGCTATTCGAGCGGGCTTAGCGGCATCGCCCGCTCCATGCCGACCAGCGGCGCTGCCGACCGTGTCGCCGAAAAGCGCGGCATCGGCATGTATGAGACCCCGACCGGCTGGAAATTCTTCGGCAACCTGCTCGACGCCGGCATGGCGACGATCTGCGGCGAGGAAAGCTCCGGCACCGGCTCGAACCATGTCCGTGAAAAGGATGGCCTTTGGGCCGTGCTGCTCTGGCTCAATATCCTCGCAGTGCGCGGCGAAAGCGTCATCGATATCGTCACCCAGCATTGGGCGACCTACGGCCGCAACTATTATTCGCGTCACGACTATGAAGGCGTCGACACCGATGCCGCCAACGGTCTGATCGACGCGCTGCACGAAAAGCTGCCGACCTTGCCGGGCACGAAATTCGGCGACCTCACGGTTTCGGCCGCTGACGACTTTGCCTATCATGATCCGATCGACAAGTCCGTTAGCCAACACCAGGGCATCCGCGTCTTTTTCGAAGGCGGCTCCCGCGTGGTCTTCCGTCTCTCCGGCACCGGCACGACGGGTGCCACCCTGCGCGTCTATATCGAGCGTTATGAGCCCGATTCGACCCGCCACAACATCGAGACGCAGGAAGCGCTGGCCGACCTCATCGACGCCGCCCAGGCCATCGCCGACATCAAGGGCCACACCGGCCGCGACGCGCCGACGGTGATTACCTGAGCCTACAGTCTAAACCCCTTCTCCCCGCATTTGCGGGGAGAAGGGGCCAGGAGCTGCTGAACGAAGCAGAAAGCCCGCGAGACATGCAAGAGCCCGCCACCCGATCCCTCGGCGCCACCCTCACCGACAAGGGAGCGGAGTTCGCAGTCTGGTCCAAACATGCCGACAGGATCGAGCTCTGCCTGTTCGATGCCGAGGGCAAAATTGAGGTTGCGCGTCTGCCGCTGACGCGTGAAGGCGATGAACATCGCCTGTTCGTGAAGGGCATCAAGGCCGGCGCACGCTATGGCTTTCGCGCCCACGGCACTTATGATCCCGACCAGGGCTTGTGGTTCGATCCTTCCAAGCTGCTGGTCGATCCCTATGCCAAAGAGCTCGATCAGCCTTTCCAATACGACCCGCGCCTCGGCACAATCGGCGAGGATACGCAGGATCTGATGCCGAAGGCAATCGTTTCGCGCGACGTCACGGTCAAGCCGGCCAAGCCGCTGTTCCAGCCGGGCGGCCTGATCTATGAAATCGCCGTCAAGCCTTTCACCATGCTGCATCCGGACGTGCCGGTGGAAAAACGCGGCACACTGGCCGCCCTCGCCCAACCCGCCGTCATCGCCCATTTGAAGCGCCTGCAGGTCGACGCCGTCGAACTCATGCCGATCACAGCATGGATCGACGAACGGCATCTGCCGCCGCTCGGCCTTACCAATGGCTGGGGCTACAATCCCGTTGCCTTCATGGCGCTCGACCCGCGTCTCGTGCCCGGCGGCATCACGGAGTTGCGCGAGACCGTCGCCGCCCTTCACGCCGAGGGCATCGCCGTCATCCTCGATCTGGTTTTCAACCATACCGGCGAGAGCGACCGGCAGGGCCCGACGCTATCATTGCGCGGCCTCGACAACCCCACCTATTTCCGCCATCAGCCAAATCAGCCGGGCACGCTCGTCAACGACACTGGCACCGGCAATACCGTCGCCTGCGACCAGTCGGCGACCCGCCGGCTCATTGTCGACAGCCTGCGTCATTTCGTCCTTCACGCCGGCATCGACGGCTTCCGCTTCGACCTCGCCACCATCATCGGTCGTACGCCCACAGGTTTCGATCCCGAAAGCCTGACCCTGCGGTCCCTGTTTACCGACGAGGTGCTTCAGGATCGCATCATGATTGC
Encoded proteins:
- the glgB gene encoding 1,4-alpha-glucan branching protein GlgB; this translates as MKKPKRPVDGIALRDISADEIAAILAGSHSDPFAVLGVHRTDDGFIARCFILGAEAVTAMSLDGTVIGELDCLDPAGFFAGSVKIAKLQPVRYRARRGDVEWAVTDPYSFGPVLGPMDDYFLREGTHLRLFDKMGAHPIKHEGVQGFHFAVWAPNAQRVSVVGDFNGWDGRRHVMRFRSDSGIWEIFAPDVPAGVAYKFEIRGRDGVLLPLKADPFARRSELRPKTASVTANEMTQVWEDTAHREHWASVDQRRQPISIYEVHAGSWQRREDGSMLSWDELASRLIPYCVDMGFTHIELMPITEHPYDPSWGYQTTGLYAPTARFGEPEGFARFVNGCHKVGIGVLLDWVPAHFPTDEHGLRQFDGTALYEHEDPRKGFHPDWNTAIYNFGRTEVLAYLQNNALYWAEKFHLDGVRVDAVASMLYLDYSRKHDEWIPNEYGGNENLEAVRFLQSMNSRLYGAHPGVMTIAEESTSWPKVSQPVHEGGLGFGFKWNMGFMHDTLSYLAREHVHRKYHHNELTFGLIYAFSENFVLPLSHDEVVHGKGSLIAKMAGDDWQKFANLRAYYAFMWGYPGKKLLFMGQEFAQWSEWSEERALDWNLLQYRMHEGMRRLVRDLNFTYRSKPALHARDCEGEGFEWLIVDDFENSVFAWLRKAPGEKPVAIITNFTPVFRENYSLRLPAEGRWREILNTDADIYGGSGKGNGGRVQAVNAGGSIQATITLPPLATIMLEPEF
- the glgC gene encoding glucose-1-phosphate adenylyltransferase; protein product: MVEKRFQPLARDAMAYVLAGGRGSRLKELTDRRAKPAVYFGGKTRIIDFALSNALNSGIRRIGVATQYKAHSLIRHMQRGWNFFRPERNESFDILPASQRVSETQWYEGTADAVYQNIDIIEPYGPEYMVILAGDHIYKMDYEWMLQQHVDSGAQVTIGCLEVPRMEAVGFGVMHVNEKDEVIDFVEKPADPPGIPGNPEFALASMGIYVFHTKFLIECLRRDAADPNSSRDFGKDIIPYIVKNGKAVAHRFAQSCVRSDFERHAYWRDVGTIDAYWQANIDLTAVVPELDIYDKSWPIWTYAEISPPAKFVHDDEKRRGSAVSSVVAGDCIISGASLSNSLLFTGVRANSYSKLEGAVVLPSVKVGRHAQLKNVVIDHGVNIPEGLVVGEEPELDAKRFRRTESGICLITQTMIDKLDI
- the glgA gene encoding glycogen synthase GlgA, whose amino-acid sequence is MKVLSVASEVFPLIKTGGLADVAGALPGALKPFGVEMKTLIPGYPAVMKAIRNPVARLEFADLLGEKATVFEVEHSGISFLVLDAPAYYNRTGGPYVDATGKDYPDNWRRFAALSLAGAEIASGLMPGWQPDLVHVHDWQSALVPVYMRYSSTPELPSVLTIHNIAFQGQFGPSIFPGLRLPQHAFSMQGIEYYGDIGFLKGGLHTAHALTTVSPSYAGEILTPEFGMGLEGVIASRAASLHGIVNGIDDGVWNPETDPMIAQSYGASTLKDRAANRKQVVEHFGLDDDNGPIFCVVSRLTWQKGMDLLASISSDIVAMGGKLAILGAGDTALEGALFAAAGRHRGRVSVSAGYNEAMSHMMQAGSDAIIIPSRFEPCGLTQLYGLRYGCLPIVARTGGLNDTVIDANHAALQAKVATGIQFSPVTAEGLLQAIRRAMYLFQDRKVWTQMQKQGMKSDVSWGKSAERYAALYSRLVSRGA
- a CDS encoding alpha-D-glucose phosphate-specific phosphoglucomutase, giving the protein MIKTVTTTPYADQKPGTSGLRKKVPVFQQPNYAENFIQSIFDSLEGYQGKCLVIGGDGRYYNREAIQKAIKMAAANGFGKVMVGKGGILSTPAASHIIRKYKAFGGIILSASHNPGGPTEDFGIKYNISNGGPAPEKITDAIYERSKVIDSYKIANFPDINLDRIAREDVGGMIVSVIDPVEDYAALMEELFDFGAIRNLISLGFRLNFDAMSAVTGPYAKEIFEIRLGAPDGSVRNFLPLPDFGGHHPDPNLVHCKELYDEMMGEDAPDFGAASDGDGDRNLIIGKGIYVTPSDSLAILAANANLAPGYSSGLSGIARSMPTSGAADRVAEKRGIGMYETPTGWKFFGNLLDAGMATICGEESSGTGSNHVREKDGLWAVLLWLNILAVRGESVIDIVTQHWATYGRNYYSRHDYEGVDTDAANGLIDALHEKLPTLPGTKFGDLTVSAADDFAYHDPIDKSVSQHQGIRVFFEGGSRVVFRLSGTGTTGATLRVYIERYEPDSTRHNIETQEALADLIDAAQAIADIKGHTGRDAPTVIT
- the glgX gene encoding glycogen debranching protein GlgX produces the protein MQEPATRSLGATLTDKGAEFAVWSKHADRIELCLFDAEGKIEVARLPLTREGDEHRLFVKGIKAGARYGFRAHGTYDPDQGLWFDPSKLLVDPYAKELDQPFQYDPRLGTIGEDTQDLMPKAIVSRDVTVKPAKPLFQPGGLIYEIAVKPFTMLHPDVPVEKRGTLAALAQPAVIAHLKRLQVDAVELMPITAWIDERHLPPLGLTNGWGYNPVAFMALDPRLVPGGITELRETVAALHAEGIAVILDLVFNHTGESDRQGPTLSLRGLDNPTYFRHQPNQPGTLVNDTGTGNTVACDQSATRRLIVDSLRHFVLHAGIDGFRFDLATIIGRTPTGFDPESLTLRSLFTDEVLQDRIMIAEPWDIGPGGYQLGNFPAPFLEWNDRARDDLRRFWRGDGGKTGDIATILAGSSSIFGRDGRTQTRSVNFLAAHDGFTLLDIVSYENKHNEANGENNRDGHNENLSWNNGVEGRTDDLATLSKRRADIEAMLSTLFATRGTIMLTAGDEGGRTQRGNNNAYCQDNDITWMDWAALDEELIGHTAWLASLRRRLSAFSDMGFFKGDGDVLWFSAEGMAMTVSDWERSDACLLGMAIETSDRDSGGKTCLAILLNRGHGEQRFKLPASTKGGWSLLTPQGTSTVQSEITASARSVSFLIEN